Proteins from one Triticum aestivum cultivar Chinese Spring chromosome 7A, IWGSC CS RefSeq v2.1, whole genome shotgun sequence genomic window:
- the LOC123148560 gene encoding uncharacterized protein isoform X1, whose product MENLSVLVLDQDPVSLWTISNMLARFNFKVLPFHTPEEALDSLKRGVAKDEELDLIVAEVHPGNTELGTLVLFHHILNELEVPLITMCAYDEAVSARMTLGTCFNVVKPLDTETINVLRMRALQHRSIKNHKSETEDEEQDALEANVYSDNLGRFTWSSELHEKFLQAVEVLGASVTAGKIHQYMNAKDLNLTRQHVASHLQKHRLRAQRLSQGYQHYASMKELSEMISSSYKLASAKPNNYLATTQTQFTHGVASSIWDKYPGIVWPHVEGSSAASAMWYKYPGKPWGQVGESSARAEVSQINAGPPSVLIHGTKSIWDRYEESLQYYNGSPANKCEVLPVKSKTLDVYGCNIFINLERGETSRTEAAGKIVIGLESDDMHEGSMDNVHAAVTPQKDTMEKVRAAVTPQKDAMDEVHAAAIPHGVKEVPAAAMGAGDLMDLGSEALLDGMDNYHPSAENAQSEPFSDSDWDELEKFWMNQMEGQGQEQQGLVPLDLLLVDGIAPDELLQEDEAWNQALQPANPANVVNNTPIAEEPATGDALVYDLANQSGVADNVFWVWSPQFAGDDYGMPF is encoded by the exons ATGGAAAATCTTTCAGTTTTAGTTCTTGATCAGGATCCGGTTTCCCTGTGGACCATCTCCAATATGCTTGCTAGATTCAACTTCAAAG TTCTTCCTTTCCATACACCGGAAGAGGCCCTAGATTCCCTTAAAAGGGGGGTTGCTAAAGATGAGGAGCTTGATTTGATAGTAGCGGAAGTTCATCCTGGCAATACAGAGTTGGGCACCTTGGTGCTGTTTCACCACATCCTGAATGAACTTGAAGTGCCTCTCATCA CTATGTGTGCCTATGATGAGGCAGTCTCTGCACGCATGACCCTTGGAACATGCTTCAATGTGGTTAAGCCGTTGGATACTGAAACCATCAATGTTCTGAGGATGAGAGCACTGCAACACAGGTCTATTAAAAATCACAAGTCTGAAACTGAGGATGAAGAACAAGATGCGTTGGAAGCAAATGTCTATTCCGATAATCTGGGTCGGTTCACGTGGAGCAGTGAGCTCCATGAAAAGTTCTTGCAGGCTGTTGAAGTGCTTGGGGCGT CTGTCACGGCTGGAAAAATTCACCAGTACATGAATGCCAAGGATTTGAATTTGACCAGACAGCATGTCGCAAGCCATCTCCAG AAACACCGGCTGCGGGCGCAGAGGTTATCTCAAGGTTATCAACATTATGCCAGCATGAAAGAATTATCTGAGATGATTTCATCGTCATACAAGTTAGCCAGTGCTAAACCCAATAATTATCTGGCAACAACCCAGACGCAGTTCACACATGGGGTTGCCTCTTCTATCTGGGACAAGTACCCTGGGATCGTGTGGCCACATGTGGAGGGAAGTTCAGCTGCCTCTGCTATGTGGTACAAATACCCCGGAAAGCCGTGGGGACAAGTGGGGGAGAGCTCGGCCAGAGCAGAAGTTTCCCAGATTAATGCAGGCCCACCTTCTGTTCTGATACATGGTACCAAGTCCATTTGGGACCGGTACGAGGAGAGCCTGCAGTACTATAATGGGAGCCCGGCAAATAAATGTGAGGTGCTGCCTGTGAAGAGCAAAACACTTGATGTATATGGATGCAATATTTTCATCAACCTGGAGAGAGGGGAGACCAGTCGTACGGAAGCAGCAGGCAAGATTGTCATCGGCCTGGAGAGCGATGACATGCACGAAGGCAGCATGGATAACGTGCATGCTGCAGTTACTCCGCagaaagataccatggagaaggtGCGTGCCGCAGTTACTCCGCAGAAAGATGCCATGGACGAGGTGCACGCTGCAGCTATTCCGCATGGAGTGAAGGAGGTGCCTGCTGCAGCCATGGGCGCTGGTGATCTGATGGACCTTGGGAGCGAAGCCCTGCTTGACGGTATGGACAACTACCACCCCAGTGCAGAGAATGCGCAGTCTGAGCCTTTCAGTGACTCGGATTGGGATGAGTTGGAGAAATTCTGGATGAACCAGATGGAAGGACAGGGCCAGGAGCAGCAAGGCCTCGTACCATTGGATCTGCTCCTGGTAGACGGCATTGCGCCAGATGAACTGCTCCAGGAAGACGAAGCCTGGAACCAGGCGCTTCAGCCGGCAAACCCGGCGAACGTCGTCAACAACACACCCATAGCTGAAGAACCCGCCACTGGAGATGCCCTGGTGTACGATCTTGCGAACCAATCCGGCGTCGCCGACAACGTGTTCTGGGTCTGGAGCCCCCAGTTTGCGGGCGACGACTACGGCATGCCGTTCTAG
- the LOC123148560 gene encoding uncharacterized protein isoform X2 — protein MCAYDEAVSARMTLGTCFNVVKPLDTETINVLRMRALQHRSIKNHKSETEDEEQDALEANVYSDNLGRFTWSSELHEKFLQAVEVLGASVTAGKIHQYMNAKDLNLTRQHVASHLQKHRLRAQRLSQGYQHYASMKELSEMISSSYKLASAKPNNYLATTQTQFTHGVASSIWDKYPGIVWPHVEGSSAASAMWYKYPGKPWGQVGESSARAEVSQINAGPPSVLIHGTKSIWDRYEESLQYYNGSPANKCEVLPVKSKTLDVYGCNIFINLERGETSRTEAAGKIVIGLESDDMHEGSMDNVHAAVTPQKDTMEKVRAAVTPQKDAMDEVHAAAIPHGVKEVPAAAMGAGDLMDLGSEALLDGMDNYHPSAENAQSEPFSDSDWDELEKFWMNQMEGQGQEQQGLVPLDLLLVDGIAPDELLQEDEAWNQALQPANPANVVNNTPIAEEPATGDALVYDLANQSGVADNVFWVWSPQFAGDDYGMPF, from the exons ATGTGTGCCTATGATGAGGCAGTCTCTGCACGCATGACCCTTGGAACATGCTTCAATGTGGTTAAGCCGTTGGATACTGAAACCATCAATGTTCTGAGGATGAGAGCACTGCAACACAGGTCTATTAAAAATCACAAGTCTGAAACTGAGGATGAAGAACAAGATGCGTTGGAAGCAAATGTCTATTCCGATAATCTGGGTCGGTTCACGTGGAGCAGTGAGCTCCATGAAAAGTTCTTGCAGGCTGTTGAAGTGCTTGGGGCGT CTGTCACGGCTGGAAAAATTCACCAGTACATGAATGCCAAGGATTTGAATTTGACCAGACAGCATGTCGCAAGCCATCTCCAG AAACACCGGCTGCGGGCGCAGAGGTTATCTCAAGGTTATCAACATTATGCCAGCATGAAAGAATTATCTGAGATGATTTCATCGTCATACAAGTTAGCCAGTGCTAAACCCAATAATTATCTGGCAACAACCCAGACGCAGTTCACACATGGGGTTGCCTCTTCTATCTGGGACAAGTACCCTGGGATCGTGTGGCCACATGTGGAGGGAAGTTCAGCTGCCTCTGCTATGTGGTACAAATACCCCGGAAAGCCGTGGGGACAAGTGGGGGAGAGCTCGGCCAGAGCAGAAGTTTCCCAGATTAATGCAGGCCCACCTTCTGTTCTGATACATGGTACCAAGTCCATTTGGGACCGGTACGAGGAGAGCCTGCAGTACTATAATGGGAGCCCGGCAAATAAATGTGAGGTGCTGCCTGTGAAGAGCAAAACACTTGATGTATATGGATGCAATATTTTCATCAACCTGGAGAGAGGGGAGACCAGTCGTACGGAAGCAGCAGGCAAGATTGTCATCGGCCTGGAGAGCGATGACATGCACGAAGGCAGCATGGATAACGTGCATGCTGCAGTTACTCCGCagaaagataccatggagaaggtGCGTGCCGCAGTTACTCCGCAGAAAGATGCCATGGACGAGGTGCACGCTGCAGCTATTCCGCATGGAGTGAAGGAGGTGCCTGCTGCAGCCATGGGCGCTGGTGATCTGATGGACCTTGGGAGCGAAGCCCTGCTTGACGGTATGGACAACTACCACCCCAGTGCAGAGAATGCGCAGTCTGAGCCTTTCAGTGACTCGGATTGGGATGAGTTGGAGAAATTCTGGATGAACCAGATGGAAGGACAGGGCCAGGAGCAGCAAGGCCTCGTACCATTGGATCTGCTCCTGGTAGACGGCATTGCGCCAGATGAACTGCTCCAGGAAGACGAAGCCTGGAACCAGGCGCTTCAGCCGGCAAACCCGGCGAACGTCGTCAACAACACACCCATAGCTGAAGAACCCGCCACTGGAGATGCCCTGGTGTACGATCTTGCGAACCAATCCGGCGTCGCCGACAACGTGTTCTGGGTCTGGAGCCCCCAGTTTGCGGGCGACGACTACGGCATGCCGTTCTAG